The window TTCTTCAAGTTCCTTTTGCCACTTTGCTTCGAGTTCTTCAACGGCTGTTCCCTTCTCCAGGCTCTGACGAATACTTTGGCTTCCGATGAGGATGTCTATTGGAAGCTTATTCCATTCGTATTCGTAAGGAGGATCCAGCCAGCGAAATTCTTCAGGATAGGATTTCATGAGCATTTGCAAAAGTTCTAAACCAAACCTGTAAGGCTTCCATAAGTCTTTATTTACAATGTGTATCTGGAATCCTCCGCAAAGCTTTCCGCTCCATTTGTCATACACCGGTTCAAAGAATATCGGCCTTAAGAAGACGCCATGTTTTTCGATGCGTTCTTTGCCCCAGCAAGTTATAAATTTGTAGGGATCAATGAAAGGAGCGCCGACAATGGCAAAGGGTAGAGTGGTGCCTCGTCCTTCACTGACGTTGGTTCCCTCCAGTAAGACCGTGGCAGGATAGAGAAAAGCCGTTTCCCATGATGGCATATTCGGTGATGGAAATATCCAGAGAAGACCCGTAGATGGAAATTCAGTTCGTCTATTCCACGAATCTATGGAGATGACGGAAAGATCCAGATCGAGCTTTTTTTCCGAAGCGATCCATCTGGCAAGCTCTCCCATGGTTAATCCGTGACGCATAGGTAGGGAATACCGTCCTACAAATGATCGAAATGACGGTTCAACGATATTTCCTTCTACTGATTCACCGTCGATGGGATTGGGTCTGTCAAGGATTATGGCTTTTTTATCCGTTCCCGAGAGCTTTTCTAGAAAAAATCCCATGGTTATGTAGTAAGTGTAAACCCGGCACCCTACGTCCTGAAGGTCAACCAGGAGAATGTCTATTTTTTCGAGCATCTCGTCTGTTGGTGAGCGATGTTCCCCGTATAGACTATAAACCGGTATGCCAAGGTAAGGGTGAACACTGTGGTTTGATTCTTTCATGTTTGCCTGTTTTTCAGAAAAGAATCCATGCTGGGGAGAAAAAAGACAGACTATGCGAGCCCCTATACTCATTAGTTCTTCTGGCACTGAATGTAGCCTTGATGTAACCGATGCCTGGTGACATAGGAGCCCACATCTAGCCGAATAAAGCCACGATGGTGGATTAGTGATGAGTTTTTCACATCCAAGAATGGTCTTGGGCATTTTAGAAACCTTAAATTAAGTTGGATGTTTTCAGTTTAAAAGTCTATTAGTCCCTTTGCTTCGAGAGCTTTTATTATCTCCTGAGCCCAGCTTTCAAGAGATTCTGTTTTGTCTTCAATAGGGAAAATAGCTATTCGCCCCTTTGGAGTAACAATAAGTCTCAAGATGTCCCCTTTGTTGTCTGGCTGAGAGGAAATCTCAAAGATAAATCCTCCGTTTTCAATCTCCTGTTCTTTAACCACGTTGAACTGCTCGTGTAACACTTTGCGAACTTCAGCAACATAAATTTTACTTGCGTAAAACCTTATAATTGATCTTATCTCATCAGGCCATGATTTGACTTTTTTGACATGAAAAGGGCTCGGGTCAAATTCAACTTCACCATCTCGAAAAAATATTTTTCCCTGCTCGCTCTGGAGTATAACGCCGGAGAATGTATTCATTACCTCCGGAGTTCTTCCCGTCTTCTTTTTTACATATTCGGTGAGAATCCTTGCCGCTACAGCATCAGGAATACGTTTAAGAAGCGACGTTTCCTTGATGTGTCCTACCGCTAGAGGTTTTGCCTTTGAGTTCACTGAGTTAATCTCCTTTCTTTCAATTAACCTCATCTAATTATTAAAACATAATAGATAAAGTTAACTCAAACACGAATTAGAAAAAATGTGCTAGCAGTGAAATCTGCGAAAGGTTAGAATTAGCAATGATTTAACAATGTTGAACCGGAAAGGGGCGCTAGAGATATGGAAAGGAGACTTTCTATTTGTGAGATTCTACGTAAAGGAAAGGAAATTGTTGGACAAAATATGCAAATTTTCGGTTGGGTGCGGACTCGCCGTGATTCCAAAGCTGGAGTAAGCTTTGTTGAAATAAACGATGGTTCATCGGTAAGAAATCTGCAAATTATTCTAGATCATGCTAAATTTGGTGATCCTAAGTCTTCTGAACTTTTTTCCCGGCTTCATACTGGATCATCCATCATGGTGGAAGGAGTAGTTACACCGTCGCCGGCTAAGGGACAGGAAATAGAATTCGTTGCTTCTCGAGTGGAAATTTACGGCGAAGCGGATCCATCGACCTACCCGCTTCAGAAGAAGCGCCATTCCTTTGAGTTTTTAAGACAAATTGCTCATCTTCGCCCTCGCACGAATACCATATCTGCGGTAATGCGTTTGCGGAGTGCTCTGAGTTACGCAATTCACGATTTCTTCAAAAAACGTGGGTTTTACTATATTCACACTCCTATTATTACAACCAGCGATTGTGAAGGGGCGGGAGAAGTCTTTAGAGTAACCGCAAGTAAAGATGGTGAAGAAGAATTCTTTGGACGTCCAACCTATCTCACGGTAAGTGGACAACTTCAGGCAGAAATTTACGCTCTCGCTCTCGGCAAGGTTTATACCTTTGGACCTACCTTCAGAGCCGAGAATTCCAATACCAGAAGGCATCTTGCCGAATTCTGGATGGTTGAACCGGAAGCAGCCTTTTACGACCTTAATGATGACATAGCTCTTGCCAAAGAATTTATCACTGTCATGATTGAGGCTATGTTTGTAGAATGTGAAGAGGAGCTTGCCTTTTTCCAGCGTTTTATAGACGAGCACCTGATGGATCGGTTGAATAACGTGCTTAAGAAGGGATTTGAGATTATTTCCTATACAGAAGCGATAAAGATGCTTTCTCAGCACAGTAAAGAACTAGAAGTGGTGCCTTCCTGGGGTGATGATCTGCAATCCGAGCATGAACGATTTCTTACTGAAGTGTTGGTTAATGGCCCTTTGGTGGTGATTGACTATCCAAGATCTCTTAAGCCTTTTTACATGCGTGTAAACGAGGATGGCGAAACCGTTGCAGCCATGGATATTCTGGTTCCAGCCGTAGGAGAAATTGTAGGTGGATCTCAACGAGAGGAACGCCTTGATGTGTTAATTGAACAAATGCGTCTTAAGGGAATGCAAATCGAAGGTTACGAGTGGTATCTTGATCTTCGCCGTTACGGATCTGCTCACCATGCTGGTTTTGGTCTGGGATTGGAACGGTTTATTCAGTTTCTCACAGGTATTCAAAACATTAGAGAAACCATCCCGTTTCCTAGAACTCCCGGGCATGCTCTTTTTTAGCTTTTCTCACTTTTTGGACTATCAAGTTCCAAAAGGTGTGTTAGTTTAAAATTACAGATTTTAATTATTTTCATGGAGGTTCTAAAAATGTGCACTCATCAAAAAATTATGTGTCAGTGCGGGTTAGGCGTGGCGTATTTGTTCTACCGTGACGACATTCTTCCTGAGGAAACAGTGGTCAGTATTTACTGTCCCGCCTGCAGCCATATGACTGAGTGGGATCCTTCTTCAATGATTCGGGATGTTGGTTGGATCATCCAGTATGATATGGACGTAGCGCGATTTTATCTTAAAAAGAAAGGCATTGTTTATAGGGATGATCAGGTATCTCCAGAATTTGTTTTCTTTGAAGATTACTGTTCATGGTATGGGTTGACCCCTACCGATATAGAAGAGAATGCGCATCTTGCAAAGGAGCTCGAAGATCTTAAGCGGCAAGACCTTCGACTATATTTTGAAACTTTTAAAAAACGTCGAATTAACCGTGTTAATGAATTGAAGGCTCAAGGATATTTGAAGGCTCTTAGAGCCTAGCTTTAGTTGACAAATGAAAGGTTAGAGAAATTATGGCTGTTCAGCCAAAAGCCTTGTCATCAAAGGAACATCTTGTCCCGCTAACCTTGTATCAATTGACGCCGCGAACGAACTGCGGCGACTGTGGACTGGCTTCCTGCCTTGCTTTTGCTACTCAGGTCGTAAAAGGAGAAATTCCGGTTGATGAGTGTCCTCATTTAGATCCACAGGTTCGAGAAAATGTTCGAGCAAAGGTGGCTTCACAGCTCGGAGAAGGCTTTGGCCTGAAAAAGGAAGATTTTCAAATCGCTCTGGATTATCTTTTTGAAGAACTAAGAAAGATCGGCCTTGATGATTGCTCTCGACGCTGTGACTTGCCTGTAGAAAACCGTGGGGGAGAAAAAGGGCTTATCCTTCCTTTCCTTAGCTTCAAGCTTTGGGTTACCGAACATGATATTAGCGTCATGGACTCCGAAATTACGCTGGATCCGTGGGAGAAGATCTTCTGTCTTAACTATTTAATTCGTAAACACGGAAAACCTTCAGGAGAATGGGTGGGACTGGAAAGTATTCCGGGATCGGTATCTAAGGCAAGAAATGTTCGAATTTACTGCGAAAAGCCTCTTGGAGAACTAATCAGCGGCAGAATGGAAGAATTTACCGGGCGAGTTAAAGACTTGGGAGCAAAAATCGTTAAAGAAGAAAGTGCCGATCTGTGCTTGCAGTTCGACATTTTCCCTGAACTTTCTATACGCATTCTTTTCTGGGACGCTCAACCTGAGGACGGATTTGAAGCCCGGGTGAAGTTTCTCTTTGATAAAAATGTGCTTGAGATTATCGATCTTGAAAGTTTATGGTTTGCCTGTCAAAAACTTACTGATCGAATCATTAGTGTTGCCAAGAGTGAAGGGGCTTAACAATTGATGGCGGCATGGAAAGCAAAGGATTATCAAGGAATCCTTTTTGTTGGTGATCCCCATGTGGCATCTTTTGCGCCTGGTTACAGACGGGATAATTATCCGGAAACCGTCATTGAAAAGCTATCTTTTGCTATGAACTATGCACGGCAACACAATCTTATGCCTGTAATTTTGGGCGATCTTTTTCATGTTCCAAGAAATAACCCGAATTACCTGCTCGTGGAATTGATCCGCCTTTTCAAACCACTTATTCCCTGGGTCTTGTTGGGAAACCACGACAAACATGAGGCTCGCTTTACTCCAGATGTTTCCATTGCCGTGCTGGAAGAAGCCGGAGTTATCAGGCTCATTAAAGATGACGGTCCTGTGGATGTTGTATCCGTTTGTGGACGTTCAATACTTTTAGGAGCTTCCCCTGACTGGACTCCCCTTCCTGCCGAAGTTTCCGAAGATGATCGAAGGAAGTGTGATTTGGTTGTGTGGATCAGTCATCATAACCTTCTGTTCGATGAAATTATTGAAGACACGCCCGGCCCTCAACCTAGAATAAAGGGCTTTGATCTTCGAGAAATTCCCGGTGTCGATGTGGTTGTGAACGGCCATCTTCATAAACCTCGCCCGCCAGTTCAAAAGGGTAAAACTCTGTGGCTTAACCCCGGAAGTCTTGTAAGAATTATAAGGAGCGCTTCAATTAAAGATGTAAAACCTTCAATTACTGCACTTTTATACAATGGTGAACAGCCCTATTTTGAAACTATTGATGTGCCACACAAACCTTTCGAAGAAGTCTTTTATCCCTTTCCTGAACCAGGAGAATTTTACATAGAAACGGTTGATGGAGAATCAAGATTTATCCGTGGGCTCGAAAATCTAGCTCTAAGAAGAACCGCCGAGGGCATCGGGTTGAGACAATTTTTAGAGGTTAATCTGAATATGGCAGATCCTGTGGACAAAGAAATCTGGGAGCTTTATCAGGAGGCGGTAAGCAATGAATCGAAGTGATGATGAAATCTTAAAAGAACTTGAAGCGCTTAAAGCTGAATATGCAAAACTTGATAAAAAACGAATTGAAACGGCGACTCATCTAAAAAGTCGCGAGGAGCAATTGAAGGAACTAAAGGCAAAAGCCGAGGCTACTTACGGAACCAGTGATTTGAATCAATTGCGAGATCTCCTTGAAAAATGGAGGCGTGAGAACGAAGAAAAGGTAAAGCTTTACCGGGAACATATTGAAGAGATCAAGGAAAAGCTAAAAGAACTTGAAGGCGGGAACGAAAGTGGACGTTAGAAATGCAACTCTAAACGAACAGGATGAAATTTTTCAAGCTGCTGAAGAAGTTCGCCAGCGATTTAATATTCTTAAGAGCGATTTAGAGAATTATCGCCGAAAATGTGCTGATCTGGAGCAGGAACTTCAGGAAATAAACGGTTTTCTTGAACTTCAACCATACATCGCAGACCGTCTTGAGAAGCTTTCGCTCAAGGTATTTGTAGAAAGGTTAAGGGATGTTGAAGAAAATCTATCCTACGCTTTGCAAGATGTGCTAGGGCAAGATTTGAAAGTTAAATCTGATGTAGATGTAAAACACGGTAAAATCTGGATCCAGTTTTATGTTGAGCGAGACGGGCATAGGGAAGATATTCTTCGAGGCCAGGGTGGTTCAGTCTGTAATATTCTATCCGTGGGGCTTCGCCTAATAGCTTTGTCACAACTTGATGAAAAACATCATAGAAGGTTCGTTGTTCTGGATGAACAGGATTGTTGGCTGAGACCGGATCTTGTTCCTCGGTTTATGAGAATCATTCACCGCATAGCCGAAAAATTGTCTTATCAGGTGCTGGTAATAAGCCACCATGATATAGATCTATTTCGAG of the Thermodesulforhabdaceae bacterium genome contains:
- a CDS encoding DUF1343 domain-containing protein, coding for MPKTILGCEKLITNPPSWLYSARCGLLCHQASVTSRLHSVPEELMSIGARIVCLFSPQHGFFSEKQANMKESNHSVHPYLGIPVYSLYGEHRSPTDEMLEKIDILLVDLQDVGCRVYTYYITMGFFLEKLSGTDKKAIILDRPNPIDGESVEGNIVEPSFRSFVGRYSLPMRHGLTMGELARWIASEKKLDLDLSVISIDSWNRRTEFPSTGLLWIFPSPNMPSWETAFLYPATVLLEGTNVSEGRGTTLPFAIVGAPFIDPYKFITCWGKERIEKHGVFLRPIFFEPVYDKWSGKLCGGFQIHIVNKDLWKPYRFGLELLQMLMKSYPEEFRWLDPPYEYEWNKLPIDILIGSQSIRQSLEKGTAVEELEAKWQKELEEYCRVRENVFLYGN
- the asnS gene encoding asparagine--tRNA ligase produces the protein MERRLSICEILRKGKEIVGQNMQIFGWVRTRRDSKAGVSFVEINDGSSVRNLQIILDHAKFGDPKSSELFSRLHTGSSIMVEGVVTPSPAKGQEIEFVASRVEIYGEADPSTYPLQKKRHSFEFLRQIAHLRPRTNTISAVMRLRSALSYAIHDFFKKRGFYYIHTPIITTSDCEGAGEVFRVTASKDGEEEFFGRPTYLTVSGQLQAEIYALALGKVYTFGPTFRAENSNTRRHLAEFWMVEPEAAFYDLNDDIALAKEFITVMIEAMFVECEEELAFFQRFIDEHLMDRLNNVLKKGFEIISYTEAIKMLSQHSKELEVVPSWGDDLQSEHERFLTEVLVNGPLVVIDYPRSLKPFYMRVNEDGETVAAMDILVPAVGEIVGGSQREERLDVLIEQMRLKGMQIEGYEWYLDLRRYGSAHHAGFGLGLERFIQFLTGIQNIRETIPFPRTPGHALF
- a CDS encoding DUF3786 domain-containing protein codes for the protein MAVQPKALSSKEHLVPLTLYQLTPRTNCGDCGLASCLAFATQVVKGEIPVDECPHLDPQVRENVRAKVASQLGEGFGLKKEDFQIALDYLFEELRKIGLDDCSRRCDLPVENRGGEKGLILPFLSFKLWVTEHDISVMDSEITLDPWEKIFCLNYLIRKHGKPSGEWVGLESIPGSVSKARNVRIYCEKPLGELISGRMEEFTGRVKDLGAKIVKEESADLCLQFDIFPELSIRILFWDAQPEDGFEARVKFLFDKNVLEIIDLESLWFACQKLTDRIISVAKSEGA
- a CDS encoding metallophosphoesterase — protein: MAAWKAKDYQGILFVGDPHVASFAPGYRRDNYPETVIEKLSFAMNYARQHNLMPVILGDLFHVPRNNPNYLLVELIRLFKPLIPWVLLGNHDKHEARFTPDVSIAVLEEAGVIRLIKDDGPVDVVSVCGRSILLGASPDWTPLPAEVSEDDRRKCDLVVWISHHNLLFDEIIEDTPGPQPRIKGFDLREIPGVDVVVNGHLHKPRPPVQKGKTLWLNPGSLVRIIRSASIKDVKPSITALLYNGEQPYFETIDVPHKPFEEVFYPFPEPGEFYIETVDGESRFIRGLENLALRRTAEGIGLRQFLEVNLNMADPVDKEIWELYQEAVSNESK